A single Tenacibaculum sp. Bg11-29 DNA region contains:
- a CDS encoding glycosyltransferase family 4 protein, giving the protein MTRNKRILIFSDCYIYGGSEKLMTFLLKNKVLNEHYKFLFSYRKYNKYELGLQNDNVFDRNDNYPLFLLSNESLFHRINCLRVHFLIKTIFKLPFYILEKLKLYFIWNLITLIFFLIRSKPDLIHINNGGYPGAKTCNVLVFANYLTIKRKIIYQVNNQARIRKGFFVKLIDQFINKQVFYFINASIKAKNTLIKNRGFSEGKIRIVNNCAPMVKVQKTKNEICDELSISANSFILTQVGFLTERKGQKYLIDAIALLIKKQPKIKEKIVCLLVGNGEDEDLIKDKITELDLQKNVFLLGYKDNSEDYIDLADVFMLPSIRDEDMPLVLLSALGLGKPIIATDFAGITQVIESEANGILIENNLKNFIENLSREILNLYNNKDLRHSLSINAKNRYKKFSPENYGLSLKNVYEDAIR; this is encoded by the coding sequence ATGACACGAAATAAAAGAATATTAATCTTTAGTGATTGCTATATCTATGGTGGAAGTGAAAAACTAATGACTTTTTTATTGAAAAATAAGGTTTTAAATGAACATTATAAATTCCTTTTTTCTTATAGAAAATATAATAAATATGAGTTAGGGCTTCAAAATGATAATGTATTTGATAGAAATGATAATTACCCTTTATTTTTACTGTCAAACGAATCCTTATTCCATAGAATAAATTGTCTAAGAGTACATTTTTTAATTAAAACTATATTTAAATTACCGTTCTATATTTTAGAAAAATTAAAATTATATTTCATTTGGAACTTAATAACATTAATATTTTTCTTAATAAGGTCTAAACCAGATCTTATTCATATTAATAATGGAGGATATCCAGGAGCTAAAACATGTAATGTTTTGGTTTTTGCAAATTACTTAACGATTAAAAGAAAAATTATTTATCAAGTAAATAATCAAGCAAGAATAAGAAAAGGTTTTTTCGTTAAGTTAATAGACCAATTTATAAATAAACAGGTTTTCTATTTTATTAATGCTTCTATAAAGGCGAAAAATACATTAATAAAAAATAGAGGCTTTTCTGAAGGTAAAATTCGAATAGTTAATAATTGTGCACCAATGGTAAAAGTGCAAAAAACAAAAAACGAAATTTGTGATGAATTAAGTATTTCGGCAAATAGTTTTATTTTAACTCAAGTAGGTTTTCTTACAGAAAGAAAAGGTCAGAAATATCTTATTGATGCAATTGCTTTATTAATAAAAAAGCAACCAAAAATTAAAGAAAAAATAGTGTGTCTGTTAGTTGGAAATGGAGAAGATGAGGACCTCATAAAAGATAAGATTACTGAATTAGATTTACAAAAGAATGTCTTTCTTTTAGGATACAAGGATAATAGTGAAGATTATATAGATTTAGCAGACGTTTTTATGCTGCCTTCTATTAGAGATGAAGACATGCCTCTTGTGTTGCTTTCTGCATTAGGTTTAGGTAAACCTATCATTGCTACAGATTTTGCAGGAATTACTCAAGTAATAGAATCTGAAGCAAATGGTATTTTAATTGAAAATAATCTAAAGAACTTTATAGAAAATCTATCACGTGAAATTTTAAACCTTTATAACAACAAAGATTTAAGACATAGTTTATCAATAAATGCGAAGAATAGATATAAAAAATTTTCTCCTGAAAATTATGGATTATCTTTAAAAAATGTTTACGAAGATGCTATTAGATAA
- a CDS encoding NAD-dependent epimerase/dehydratase family protein has product MFTKMLLDNETILIIGGTGFIGQNLLDYYVNNDQVRCNNILVISRSLPEKMYENIHYFEGNYSDDIFLKRIFSKWKITKVFHLASSSIPVSSNQNIKKDIDDNLLATINLLDVMKEFSCRFILYISSGGAVYGEKKQGITSENELCMPISSYGIIKLTIEKYLYLYQREHNISYLILRISNPFGQFHKSKNQGAINIAARKAVNKNVFSVWGDGKQSKDYIYIKDLINIVVKLIEKKISNKTINIGSGVSIQLNTILNIIKSNTLNFNVTYVESKTSDVREFCLDISLLKSILNFEFTELDKAIRDTILWEKSQLK; this is encoded by the coding sequence ATGTTTACGAAGATGCTATTAGATAACGAAACAATATTAATTATTGGAGGTACAGGCTTTATAGGCCAAAATTTACTTGATTATTATGTTAATAATGATCAAGTAAGGTGTAATAATATTTTAGTTATTTCAAGAAGTTTACCTGAGAAAATGTATGAGAACATACATTATTTTGAAGGAAATTACAGCGACGATATATTTCTTAAAAGAATATTCTCTAAATGGAAAATAACAAAAGTTTTTCATTTAGCATCTTCTTCAATACCAGTATCATCAAATCAGAATATAAAAAAAGATATTGATGATAACTTGTTAGCGACGATAAATTTATTAGATGTAATGAAAGAGTTTAGTTGTCGTTTCATTTTATATATTTCTTCGGGAGGTGCAGTGTATGGTGAGAAAAAACAAGGTATAACGAGTGAAAACGAATTATGTATGCCAATAAGCTCATATGGTATTATTAAATTAACTATAGAAAAATACTTATATTTATATCAAAGAGAACATAATATTAGCTACTTAATTTTAAGGATATCTAATCCTTTCGGCCAGTTTCATAAGTCAAAAAATCAAGGGGCAATTAACATAGCTGCTAGAAAAGCAGTAAATAAAAATGTATTCTCAGTTTGGGGAGATGGTAAGCAGTCAAAAGATTATATATATATAAAAGATTTAATAAATATTGTAGTTAAATTAATAGAAAAAAAGATAAGCAATAAAACAATTAATATTGGTTCAGGGGTGTCTATACAATTAAATACAATTTTAAACATTATTAAAAGTAATACACTTAATTTTAACGTTACATACGTTGAGTCTAAAACATCTGATGTAAGAGAATTTTGTTTGGATATTTCATTATTAAAATCTATTTTAAATTTTGAGTTTACTGAATTAGATAAAGCAATAAGAGATACAATTTTATGGGAGAAATCTCAGTTAAAGTAA